One part of the Amaranthus tricolor cultivar Red isolate AtriRed21 chromosome 16, ASM2621246v1, whole genome shotgun sequence genome encodes these proteins:
- the LOC130803100 gene encoding probable leucine-rich repeat receptor-like protein kinase IMK3 — MSQKAQKKKGKWKNHSNEKNPFANFGFKYKKFLFLVQLLMFFCQNVSSQEGWDGVVITQADYQGLQAFKNELIDPKGYLKSWNGSGFGACSGGWVGIKCAQGQVIVIQLPWKSLGGRISEKISQFQALRKLSLHDNLIGGSIPSSLGLIPNLRGVQLFNNRFSGLIPPSLGQCHLLQTLDLSHNFLNGPIPPSIANSTKLYWVNLSYNSLQGSIPNELTRSSRLTLLALQHNNLSGSLPMNLGKLSSLKTLDLSYNFIRGSIPNGISNLSSLNTLNLENNNLVGLLPENIGNLNNLSMLNLRKNHIDGQIPLSIGNISTLERLDLSLNDFNGEIPDRISDLSSLNFLNVSYNNLSGSVPVKLTQKFNSSSFIGNLQLCGFSLSSLCPTQAPSPSELPEQAKKGRKMGIKDIILIAAGILLLVMLILCCILLFCLIRKRAESKGERAAGRAPQAEKGGPSGGAPEVEAGENGGKLVHFDGPMVFTADDLLCATAEIIGKSTYGTVYKAILEDGSQVAVKRLREKITRGEKEFEAEVNVLGKIRHPNLLALRAYYIGPKGEKLLVFDYIPKGSLATFLHARAPDTRVDWPTRMRVIQGIARGLFHLHNNENIIHGNLTSSNVLIDANDNAKVSDYGLSRLMTGSAAGNVIAAAGALGYRAPELSKLKKANMKTDVYSLGVIILELLTGKSPGEAMNGVDLPQWVASVVKEEWTNEVFDMELMKDASTIGDELLNTLKLGLHCVDPSPASRPEIQQVLQQLEEIRAAADSAPTSEDPSASE; from the exons ATGTCACAAAAAGctcaaaaaaagaagggaaaatgGAAAAATCACTCAAATGAAAAAAACCCATTTGCTAATTTTGGGTTTAAGTACAAaaagtttctatttttagttcAATTGTTGATGTTCTTTTGTCAAAATGTATCGAGTCAAGAAGGGTGGGATGGTGTAGTTATAACTCAAGCTGATTATCAAGGTTTACAAGCATTTAAAAATGAGTTAATTGATCCAAAAGGGTACTTAAAAAGTTGGAATGGTAGTGGATTTGGTGCTTGTTCTGGTGGGTGGGTAGGAATTAAGTGTGCACAAGGTCAAGTTATTGTAATTCAGCTTCCTTGGAAAAGTTTAGGGGGTAGGATTAGTGAAAAAATTAGCCAATTTCAAGCACTTAGGAAACTTAGTCTTCATGATAATCTCATAGGAGGTTCAATCCCATCTTCTTTAGGTCTAATTCCTAatcttagaggtgttcaactCTTCAATAATCGGTTTTCGGGCTTGATTCCACCTTCATTAGGCCAATGTCATTTGCTTCAAACCCTTGATCTAAGCCATAATTTTCTCAATGGACCTATCCCACCTAGTATAGCTAATTCTACCAAGCTTTATTGGGTTAATTTGAGCTATAATTCCTTGCAAGGATCGATACCGAATGAGTTAACTCGATCGAGTAGACTCACTCTGCttgcacttcaacacaataacctatCTGGGTCTTTACCCATGAATTTGGGAAAACTTTCTAGTCTTAAGACATTGGATTTGTCATATAATTTCATTCGGGGTAGTATCCCAAATGGTATCTCAAATTTGTCCTCTTTAAACACATTGAACCTAGAAAACAACAATCTTGTAGGACTTTTGCCTGAAAATATAGGTAATCTTAACAATTTGTCTATGCTTAACCTTAGGAAGAATCATATTGATGGGCAAATTCCTCTATCAATTGGTAATATTTCGACCCTCGAACGACTTGATTTATCCCTTAATGACTTCAATGGAGAAATCCCAGATAGAATTTCTGATTTATCAAGCCTTAATTTCTTGAATGTCTCATATAACAATCTTTCTGGTTCAGTTCCTGTTAAGCTAAcccaaaagttcaattcaagcTCTTTCATTGGGAATCTCCAATTATGTGGTTTTAGTCTTTCATCTCTATGCCCCACACAAGCCCCATCGCCTTCCGAATTACCAGAACAAGCGAAAAAAGGTCGAAAAATGGGTATCAAAGACATAATTCTGATTGCTGCTGGAATTCTTCTTTTGGTCATGCTCATACTTTGTTGCATATTACTCTTCTGCTTGATCAGGAAAAGGGCTGAGTCGAAAGGAGAGCGGGCTGCAGGGCGGGCCCCACAAGCCGAGAAGGGAGGCCCATCAGGAGGCGCTCCGGAAGTCGAAGCAGGTGAAAATGGTGGGAAATTGGTGCACTTTGATGGGCCAATGGTGTTTACAGCAGATGATCTTTTGTGTGCAACTGCTGAGATTATAGGGAAAAGCACATATGGAACAGTTTATAAGGCTATATTAGAGGATGGAAGTCAAGTAGCGGTTAAGAGACTTAGAGAAAAGATCACTAGGGGAGAAAAGGAATTTGAAGCTGAAGTTAATGTGCTTGGAAAGATCAGACACCCAAATCTTTTGGCATTGAGGGCTTATTACATCGGGCCTAAAGGAGAAAAGCTTCTTGTCTTTGATTACATTCCTAAAGGAAGCCTTGCCACTTTCTTACATG CCCGAGCACCAGACACGCGTGTAGATTGGCCGACTAGAATGAGAGTAATACAAGGAATAGCAAGAGGGCTTTTCCACCTTCACAACAATGAGAATATAATCCATGGCAATCTAACATCAAGCAATGTCCTCATTGATGCAAACGACAATGCCAAGGTCTCAGATTATGGTCTGTCAAGACTAATGACAGGATCTGCAGCAGGAAATGTGATAGCTGCAGCAGGCGCACTAGGGTATCGAGCCCCAGAGCTGTCGAAGCTCAAGAAGGCGAATATGAAAACCGATGTGTACAGTTTAGGAGTGATTATCTTGGAACTATTGACCGGGAAATCACCGGGAGAAGCAATGAACGGTGTAGATTTACCGCAGTGGGTGGCTTCGGTTGTGAAAGAAGAGTGGACTAATGAGGTTTTTGACATGGAGTTGATGAAGGATGCATCGACGATTGGCGATGAGTTGCTCAACACATTGAAGTTGGGCTTGCATTGTGTTGATCCGTCGCCTGCTTCAAGGCCCGAGATTCAGCAAGTGTTGCAGCAGTTAGAGGAGATCAGAGCAGCAGCCGATTCGGCTCCAACTTCTGAAGATCCATCTGCTAGTGAATGA
- the LOC130803119 gene encoding sorting nexin 2B-like, which yields MIGYDQDSTTDQDSTTDQDSQSQMEDLSSHDHLPSSSLNGAFQSPPEISTTAINEASTETLAQLNDNRIQSTSVLLDPFLDPPSCADAMYDSFDADAEASGEINGFNRSNSSSLDSEYIYISVWDPQKVSEPSNLLVPGSGSYYTYLITTRTKFPEFDGTEFSVRRRFREVVNLSERLSEAFRGYIIPLRPDKSIMERQMMQNDEFVEQRRIAIEKYLKKLANHPVIQKSDELKVFLQVERKLPLAMTTDVASRMLDGVVKLPGQSAISPEEVVQPAKNRRDMFRLIKELRQAVANNWGSTKPAVVDEDQEFLEKKQKLNDLELQLSNVSQEAEMLVKAQQDISETMGELGFAFVMLTKNEVEEALYEFQRTRATDMKTFAMATAKASRLYRELNSQTVKHLDKLHDYLGMMLAIDNAFTDRSNAFLTVQTVESELSSLKSQVQKLEGASFKLFGGERSRMHKIEELKETIKATEDAKCCATKEYERIKEINRSELARLDRERRADFLSMLKGFVANQAGYAEKMASVWEKAADETKGNENGVN from the exons ATGATAGGATACGATCAAGATTCTACAACTGACCAAGATTCAACAACTGACCAAGATTCTCAGTCACAAATGGAGGATTTGAGTTCACATGAtcatcttccttcttcttctttaaaTGGTGCATTTCAATCTCCACCCGAAATCTCAACTACTGCCATTAATGAAGCTTCAACTGAAACTCTAGCTCAATTAAACGACAACCGAATTCAAAGCACTAGTGTTTTGCTGGACCCGTTTCTTGATCCTCCATCTTGTGCAGACGCCATGTATGATTCTTTTGACGCCGATGCTGAAGCTTCTGGAGAAATTAATGGTTTCAATCGAAGTAATTCGTCGAGTTTGGATTCAGAGTATATCTACATTTCGGTGTGGGACCCTCAGAAAGTTTCAGAACCTTCAAATTTACTTGTTCCTGGTAGTGGCTCTTACTATACTTACCTAATTACAACTAGAACAAAATTTCCGGAATTTGATGGTACTGAATTTAGTGTTAGAAGAAGGTTTCGAGAGGTGGTGAACCTTTCGGAGCGATTATCGGAGGCATTTCGAGGTTATATCATTCCGTTGAGGCCAGATAAGAGTATAATGGAAAGAC AAATGATGCAAAACGATGAGTTTGTTGAGCAGCGAAGAATTGCTATTGAAAAGTATTTGAAAAAATTGGCTAATCATCCTGTGATTCAGAAAAGCGACGAGCTCAAGGTGTTCTTGCAGGTGGAAAGAAAGCTTCCCCTAGCTATGACGACGGATGTTGCCTCGAGGATGCTTGATGGCGTTGTAAAATTGCCAGGGCAGTCGGCAATTTCACCGGAGGAAGTTGTTCAGCCGGCAAAAAATAGAAGGGATATGTTTAGGTTGATTAAGGAGTTGAGGCAGGCGGTTGCGAATAATTGGGGCAGTACGAAACCGGCTGTGGTTGATGAAGATCAGGAGTTTCTGGAGAAGAAACAGAAACTTAATGATCTTGAACTGCAACTTAGTAATGTGTCTCAAGAG gCCGAAATGCTAGTAAAAGCGCAGCAAGATATTAGTGAGACAATGGGGGAGTTGGGTTTCGCGTTTGTTATGTTGACAAAAAATGAGGTCGAGGAAGCACTTTATGAGTTTCAAAGAACAAGAGCAACTGATATGAAGACCTTTGCAATGGCCACTGCTAAAGCCAGTAGATTATATCGGGAACTGAATTCACAGACTGTCAAGCATTTG GATAAACTCCATGACTATCTAGGAATGATGCTAGCTATTGACAATGCCTTTACTGACCGCTCAAATGCATTTTTGACTGTCCAAACTGTTGAATCTGAACTGTCTTCCTTAAAGTCACAAGTTCAAAAATTAGAAGGTGCttcattcaaattatttggTGGTGAAAGATCGAGAATGCATAAAATTGAGGAACTAAAAGAAACAATTAAAGCAACTGAAGATGCTAAATGTTGTGCAACTAAGGAATATGAAAGAATCAAG GAAATTAACAGGAGTGAGCTTGCCAGATTAGACAGAGAGAGACGTGCAGATTTCCTGAGCATGCTGAAGGGCTTCGTTGCAAATCAG GCAGGATATGCAGAAAAGATGGCTAGTGTATGGGAAAAGGCTGCAGATGAAACTAAAGGCAATGAAAACGGTGTTAATTGA